In the Rhinatrema bivittatum chromosome 6, aRhiBiv1.1, whole genome shotgun sequence genome, one interval contains:
- the LOC115094567 gene encoding heat shock transcription factor, Y-linked-like isoform X2, with protein sequence MSQPCNTEHYDVLELFIEVHCKASAFHSAHRVQQHGDQSGFMIMATAEERTQCEGDFKMESLVAKAPCVSDQMKMVDSPEISINSLLSSVSPMCDQTAAGDSDLRSVIEETAFQALTDGPLVKRPRFTFCDDGFVEVNDFLSLTFPKKLWKIVESEQFKSIWWDDEGNYVVIDEELFKREVLERRGLFRIFETDCMKSFIRQLNLYGFSKIRQDFQRSASLAEFLAEEKTVTALNKFYHNPNFRRDYPHLLGRMKRRVGIKNAVPVTCSLEQDFGKSSPKNIDNPDTQKSVLGIDSSPQPCDHFSSPSEDATQNSLSENPTTSQKPPTATNRIRSGYAAQPSTSVKAPEHGTADPSAKLSQLAPFHQPQHTCHNRVNTHDIDSTTTTSATSLYHVIPPVPSSPFGHMMGFPSFQTMFPDISVMQAHLASLLPFCNPWFSMPMIAAASAISMSRSSHHRTPSYHHCPNCNCSVNNANSTKGGPKSNEYMGYHR encoded by the exons ATGTCACAGCCATGCAACACTGAGCATTATGATGTTCTAGAACTCTTTATTGAGGTTCACTGTAAGGCATCAGCATTTCACTCAGCTCACAGGGTTCAACAGCATGGAGATCAATCAGGGTTCATGATAATGGCCACAGCTGAAGAGCGTACCCAGTGTGAGGGAGATTTTAAAATGGAGTCTCTGGTAGCAAAAGCTCCATGCGTTTCCGATCAAATGAAAATGGTCGATTCCCCTGAGATCTCAATAAATTCACTGCTTTCTTCTGTGTCTCCCATGTGTGATCAGACAGCAGCCGGCGACTCTGACTTGCGGTCTGTGATAGAAGAAACGGCTTTCCAAGCTTTGACCGACGGGCCCTTGGTAAAGAGACCACGTTTTACTTTCTGTGATGATGGATTTGTAGAGGTTAATGATTTTCTGTCTCTCACCTTTCCGAAGAAACTGTGGAAAATTGTCGAAAGCGAGCAGTTTAAGTCCATTTGGTGGGACGATGAAGGGAACTATGTGGTGATTGATGAAGAACTTTTCAAGAGAGAGGTGCTAGAAAGAAGAGGCCTGTTCAGGATTTTTGAGACTGACTGCATGAAGAGTTTTATTCGCCAGCTCAATCTCTATGGCTTTAGTAAAATACGACAGGATTTTCAACGCTCTGCTTCTCTCGCTGAATTTCTAGCAGAAGAAAAAACAGTCACAGCCTTGAACAag TTCTACCACAACCCAAACTTTAGAAGAGACTATCCTCATCTGCTAGGACGAATGAAGAGAAGAGTTGGCATCAAAAATGCTGTTCCCGTTACTTGCTCGTTGGAACAAGATTTTGGAAAAAGCAGTCCAAAAAACATAGATAATCCAGACACTCAGAAATCTGTCCTGGGCATTGATTCCAGCCCACAACCATGTGACCATTTTTCTTCTCCGTCGGAGGACGCCACTCAGAACTCACTATCCGAAAATCCCACTACCAGCCAGAAACCGCCCACTGCGACCAACCGCATCCGAAGCGGCTACGCAGCTCAACCGTCCACTTCAGTGAAAGCGCCAGAACATGGCACGGCAGATCCTAGTGCTAAGCTAAGTCAGTTGGCACCCTTTCACCAACCCCAACACACCTGTCATAATCGAGTTAACACCCATGACATAGATTCCACTACAACCACTTCTGCTACCTCTCTTTATCATGTTATACCTCCGGTACCAAGCAGTCCTTTTGGGCATATGATGGGGTTTCCTTCCTTCCAAACAATGTTCCCCGATATCTCAGTAATGCAGGCTCATTTGGCTAGTTTACTGCCATTCTGTAACCCCTGGTTCTCGATGCCTATGATTGCGGCTGCATCTGCGATTTCAATGTCAAGGTCTTCTCACCATCGAACTCCATCGTACCACCACTGCCCAAACTGCAACTGTTCCGTAAACAATGCAAATTCTACTAAAGGGGGACCCAAATCCAATGAATACATGGGATACCATAGATAA
- the LOC115094567 gene encoding heat shock transcription factor, Y-linked-like isoform X1 gives MSQPCNTEHYDVLELFIEVHCKASAFHSAHRVQQHGDQSGFMIMATAEERTQCEGDFKMESLVAKAPCVSDQMKMVDSPEISINSLLSSVSPMCDQTAAGDSDLRSVIEETAFQALTDGPLVKRPRFTFCDDGFVEVNDFLSLTFPKKLWKIVESEQFKSIWWDDEGNYVVIDEELFKREVLERRGLFRIFETDCMKSFIRQLNLYGFSKIRQDFQRSASLAEFLAEEKTVTALNKLQFYHNPNFRRDYPHLLGRMKRRVGIKNAVPVTCSLEQDFGKSSPKNIDNPDTQKSVLGIDSSPQPCDHFSSPSEDATQNSLSENPTTSQKPPTATNRIRSGYAAQPSTSVKAPEHGTADPSAKLSQLAPFHQPQHTCHNRVNTHDIDSTTTTSATSLYHVIPPVPSSPFGHMMGFPSFQTMFPDISVMQAHLASLLPFCNPWFSMPMIAAASAISMSRSSHHRTPSYHHCPNCNCSVNNANSTKGGPKSNEYMGYHR, from the exons ATGTCACAGCCATGCAACACTGAGCATTATGATGTTCTAGAACTCTTTATTGAGGTTCACTGTAAGGCATCAGCATTTCACTCAGCTCACAGGGTTCAACAGCATGGAGATCAATCAGGGTTCATGATAATGGCCACAGCTGAAGAGCGTACCCAGTGTGAGGGAGATTTTAAAATGGAGTCTCTGGTAGCAAAAGCTCCATGCGTTTCCGATCAAATGAAAATGGTCGATTCCCCTGAGATCTCAATAAATTCACTGCTTTCTTCTGTGTCTCCCATGTGTGATCAGACAGCAGCCGGCGACTCTGACTTGCGGTCTGTGATAGAAGAAACGGCTTTCCAAGCTTTGACCGACGGGCCCTTGGTAAAGAGACCACGTTTTACTTTCTGTGATGATGGATTTGTAGAGGTTAATGATTTTCTGTCTCTCACCTTTCCGAAGAAACTGTGGAAAATTGTCGAAAGCGAGCAGTTTAAGTCCATTTGGTGGGACGATGAAGGGAACTATGTGGTGATTGATGAAGAACTTTTCAAGAGAGAGGTGCTAGAAAGAAGAGGCCTGTTCAGGATTTTTGAGACTGACTGCATGAAGAGTTTTATTCGCCAGCTCAATCTCTATGGCTTTAGTAAAATACGACAGGATTTTCAACGCTCTGCTTCTCTCGCTGAATTTCTAGCAGAAGAAAAAACAGTCACAGCCTTGAACAag ttacAGTTCTACCACAACCCAAACTTTAGAAGAGACTATCCTCATCTGCTAGGACGAATGAAGAGAAGAGTTGGCATCAAAAATGCTGTTCCCGTTACTTGCTCGTTGGAACAAGATTTTGGAAAAAGCAGTCCAAAAAACATAGATAATCCAGACACTCAGAAATCTGTCCTGGGCATTGATTCCAGCCCACAACCATGTGACCATTTTTCTTCTCCGTCGGAGGACGCCACTCAGAACTCACTATCCGAAAATCCCACTACCAGCCAGAAACCGCCCACTGCGACCAACCGCATCCGAAGCGGCTACGCAGCTCAACCGTCCACTTCAGTGAAAGCGCCAGAACATGGCACGGCAGATCCTAGTGCTAAGCTAAGTCAGTTGGCACCCTTTCACCAACCCCAACACACCTGTCATAATCGAGTTAACACCCATGACATAGATTCCACTACAACCACTTCTGCTACCTCTCTTTATCATGTTATACCTCCGGTACCAAGCAGTCCTTTTGGGCATATGATGGGGTTTCCTTCCTTCCAAACAATGTTCCCCGATATCTCAGTAATGCAGGCTCATTTGGCTAGTTTACTGCCATTCTGTAACCCCTGGTTCTCGATGCCTATGATTGCGGCTGCATCTGCGATTTCAATGTCAAGGTCTTCTCACCATCGAACTCCATCGTACCACCACTGCCCAAACTGCAACTGTTCCGTAAACAATGCAAATTCTACTAAAGGGGGACCCAAATCCAATGAATACATGGGATACCATAGATAA